CATGATGGCTATTATTATATGTGACTGCCTTTATGTGTTggaattttgtgtgtttatagcTAAATCTTATCGTTGCGACACaattatatgtttaaaaacatTACTTTAGTTACATACCTCTACACCAGAAAGATCTAAAGTGAAAACATATTGTTTGTTGAATAAAAAGGGTACATCAGAATGTGGTGGAATATATAATTGCAGGTTCACATTGTTTTAGtatctgaaaaatgtaaacTGAAACATCATATGGTTAAGCAGAGCATAAAGTAAATAGCAGAGTTAATTGTCCTACCTTGGAGATTATTTCATTGAGATTCCTAATTAGGCAGCGCCTATTACGACTTCCCAAAATATGGAACACAAAATGACCTGCAAAGCTCAAACCCTAAAGTACATGACTTCCAATCAGGAGAAACCGTTAGCACAAGTAAACAAAGAAAAGGGCTTGCATGTTCCAAAAGCTCTACAGCGAACAACAACTTCACACTCCATAGATTGTCTTGGCAATGCAAAGAGCTCGTTTAGGATCACATAATGTTCTTCTTCTATCTGATCTAAACGGAGTGTAAATTTCTTGAGTGCTGTTGAATTAGCCATAAAATATCTCCCTATTTTCTTCATATCTGCCATGTCCTTTGCTCTTACCTCAACAAACTCAAGCGATGATAAGACACACTGAGGCACATCGAAGAAGTTTAATCCATAGTTGTAACTTTTAAAGTCCTGCAATGTAGAGAGagtaaaaaagaagataaagtaGTTAGTATAAGTATTTGAGACAGTTTCAGAATCTAAGTATTAATTAGCTGGTTAACTAAGAGAAATACTAACCATGACAAGGGATTTTAGATTTGGACACTTCTCAAGAAAAACTAGCAAATGTTCCCAGAATCCAAAGTTATTGATAGCCTTGACGCTCAAGAAAGAAAGTTTATGAAACTGGGGTAATGATTCCGATTTGGAGAACTTACGATGGACCttcaaacaaagaaaacaacatataaatatgttaagagagaaacaacaacaacaacaaaagtctTAAAGTTAGAGAGAAAAATAGTTTACCGTGAGAATGTCAGAAGAGATGGTTAACTCTCTTACACGAGAGATCACTGTAAGCAAATGAAGATAGTTTTCAACGGAAGTaatcaaaccaacaaaataCAACTTAACAATGGAGCTCAAATCATTCATAATGATTCTTTCAATATAGCGACTGTTCAAAAGAGACGGAGATGGGACTTCGACTCCATACAATAAATCCACAGTGAGGGTTTCTAAAGCTGGACAGACAGCGATCAGCATATCCATTACCAAACTGCCAACAAACCAGATTTGTTTGAGATCCATGAACTTGAGACAAGGCAAAGAAACTGACTGCGGAGGTGTAGGCAAGGTTGCACGATAGAGTTTCAAAGAGACCAACCTCTCACACGATGTATAAATGGTTGGAGGTATCTTAATTAACCTTAAACGAatatcttttcttctttttgggtCAACATAACCAACATCTAAATGTTGAATTTTCTGCTTAATAGCAGTGTCTATTGTTGTCTCGTTATAAGTATTGTCCTTGTATCTAACATACCGTAGCTTAATTCTTTGTAAGCACACGTCCCTCTTCACATCTAGAAATCTGTAGAAGAAACCGTATTTATCAAAATCTCTGGGGCCCTTAAACT
The nucleotide sequence above comes from Brassica napus cultivar Da-Ae chromosome A9, Da-Ae, whole genome shotgun sequence. Encoded proteins:
- the LOC106434901 gene encoding putative F-box/FBD/LRR-repeat protein At1g16940, which produces MTLEKKPVGVDRIIEKKEDKISQLPDCLLYEILLNLPTKDVIKASLLCRRWRDLWQSVLGLDLEFKGPRDFDKYGFFYRFLDVKRDVCLQRIKLRYVRYKDNTYNETTIDTAIKQKIQHLDVGYVDPKRRKDIRLRLIKIPPTIYTSCERLVSLKLYRATLPTPPQSVSLPCLKFMDLKQIWFVGSLVMDMLIAVCPALETLTVDLLYGVEVPSPSLLNSRYIERIIMNDLSSIVKLYFVGLITSVENYLHLLTVISRVRELTISSDILTVHRKFSKSESLPQFHKLSFLSVKAINNFGFWEHLLVFLEKCPNLKSLVMDFKSYNYGLNFFDVPQCVLSSLEFVEVRAKDMADMKKIGRYFMANSTALKKFTLRLDQIEEEHYVILNELFALPRQSMECEVVVRCRAFGTCKPFSLFTCANGFS